One Thermocladium sp. ECH_B genomic region harbors:
- a CDS encoding peptide ABC transporter permease encodes MRGLSKNRGISKTVLTAIIVIVVVVIVGAVMATYHPSTVTTPTTTSPTPVTTTSTTTPVTTSTTTSTTXPVTSVTVVSNKTITIAPPNSSELIDISLTFSPDALDPATGFYTVDTSTFNSVYQGLVTWNPNNYFQVEPSLATNWTISPNYKTYTFTLRKGVYFSDGEAFNATVVWFSLYRTIVMGQGVGISNYLRLLFSAKQFIATGYTIPWGACNALSNVTGNTAYLNNASLCANALANVLSNFNVHNSTIQKLMSYPNQGXVVLGPYTVQINLLHPYRLFLLDLAAWWGSVVPPGYVDAHGGVQPMTTNSYTDQYGLPGTGPYEIYKVVGTPGEFTEIILKANPNYWGNNYPNGTLPVLDQPAHIPIIEEEIALSHTDRVSLFDSNDAQISTVSPQFFGQMYDGYEYSKYLAPQDIISFFGYMPAGVLYISMNNARWPTNITDFRLAVVHAINSTALLYTYYSPLLHKLLAEEYLGPSNPQYAPLGFYDPDNLPNYTYSPNLAIEYLNKSGWQGDFYTVLPNGTEIGNPNGQRLPTIPITVIPPVTPLAEEQLTIISQDLNQIGIPTTISYATTAETDQWTAPSTTARMVSLGWVPDWPDPIYQLMYSILNVANGGISGNMAWFNNSVVNNLTATAPFITNAQEQEQMVAEIYNITYNEAPYYWLPWPEYYLFTQPYLKGITWTWDDYFYNTMYYQPVTINIITYSNGTQVTKVLN; translated from the coding sequence ATGCGCGGTTTATCTAAAAACCGTGGAATATCAAAAACAGTACTAACTGCAATAATAGTAATAGTGGTAGTAGTTATAGTTGGTGCAGTAATGGCTACTTATCATCCATCCACGGTAACTACCCCAACCACCACCTCGCCGACTCCTGTGACTACTACTTCCACCACGACTCCAGTAACAACTTCAACTACTACCTCTACAACGNCTCCAGTAACTTCTGTAACTGTGGTCTCCAATAAGACGATAACAATAGCTCCCCCTAACTCCAGCGAATTGATCGATATATCGTTGACTTTCTCGCCGGATGCATTAGATCCAGCAACCGGCTTCTATACGGTTGACACGAGTACATTTAATTCCGTATATCAGGGATTAGTGACTTGGAATCCCAATAATTACTTCCAAGTGGAGCCAAGCCTTGCCACAAACTGGACAATAAGCCCGAATTACAAAACCTATACGTTCACGCTTAGGAAGGGCGTTTACTTCTCTGATGGCGAAGCATTCAATGCAACCGTGGTTTGGTTCAGCCTATACCGTACAATAGTAATGGGGCAAGGTGTCGGCATATCGAATTACCTTAGATTGCTCTTCAGCGCAAAGCAATTCATAGCAACTGGTTATACTATACCATGGGGTGCATGCAATGCTTTGTCTAACGTTACTGGAAATACAGCCTATTTAAACAATGCATCCCTATGTGCAAATGCATTGGCTAATGTGTTAAGCAACTTTAATGTTCATAATTCCACAATTCAGAAATTAATGAGTTACCCCAACCAGGGAGNTGTTGTTCTAGGTCCTTATACAGTTCAAATAAATCTGCTTCACCCCTATAGGTTATTCCTGCTCGATTTGGCTGCTTGGTGGGGTTCCGTGGTCCCGCCGGGCTATGTTGATGCACACGGCGGTGTACAGCCAATGACAACCAATAGTTATACTGATCAATATGGTTTGCCTGGAACTGGACCATACGAGATATATAAGGTTGTTGGAACTCCAGGTGAATTCACGGAGATCATACTAAAGGCCAATCCCAATTATTGGGGCAATAATTATCCAAACGGCACTTTACCTGTATTGGATCAGCCGGCTCACATACCGATAATAGAGGAGGAGATAGCTTTATCTCACACGGATAGGGTTAGTTTATTTGATTCCAATGACGCACAGATATCAACGGTGTCTCCGCAATTCTTTGGGCAAATGTATGATGGATATGAGTATTCAAAGTACTTGGCTCCGCAAGATATAATATCCTTCTTCGGCTACATGCCGGCCGGCGTCCTCTATATATCTATGAATAACGCAAGATGGCCAACTAATATAACTGACTTTAGGTTGGCTGTAGTACATGCTATAAACTCGACTGCATTACTTTATACCTATTATTCACCACTGCTGCATAAGTTGCTGGCCGAAGAATATCTTGGTCCATCTAATCCACAATATGCGCCTCTTGGATTCTATGATCCAGATAATTTGCCCAATTATACTTATTCACCTAATCTAGCCATTGAGTACTTAAATAAGTCCGGTTGGCAGGGAGACTTCTATACCGTATTACCTAATGGAACTGAAATAGGTAACCCCAATGGGCAAAGGCTGCCTACAATACCGATAACAGTAATTCCGCCGGTCACTCCCCTTGCTGAAGAACAATTAACCATAATCAGTCAAGATCTGAACCAGATAGGAATACCAACTACGATAAGCTATGCAACTACCGCGGAGACCGATCAATGGACGGCGCCAAGTACTACTGCTAGAATGGTTTCGCTGGGTTGGGTGCCAGATTGGCCTGACCCGATTTATCAATTAATGTACTCCATACTCAATGTGGCTAATGGCGGTATTTCCGGCAATATGGCTTGGTTCAATAATTCAGTCGTCAATAACTTGACTGCCACTGCGCCATTTATCACGAATGCACAAGAGCAGGAGCAAATGGTTGCTGAGATCTATAACATTACATATAATGAGGCTCCATATTACTGGTTACCGTGGCCTGAGTACTACCTCTTTACACAGCCATATCTGAAGGGCATTACTTGGACGTGGGATGATTACTTCTACAATACCATGTATTACCAGCCAGTCACGATAAATATAATTACGTACTCCAACGGAACCCAAGTGACTAAGGTACTTAATTAA
- a CDS encoding phosphatidylethanolamine-binding protein gives MELSSQAFKPGDLIPVKYTCDGEDISIPLTWSKPRSQPKSFVVIMDDPDAPMGTFTHWVLYNIPPTITSLPEGVPKQKETPQGLQGINDFGEVGYGGPCPPRTHQPHRYFIRLYALDAVLDLKGGARVDDVKTAMNNHIIETVELMGRYGRKK, from the coding sequence ATGGAATTATCAAGTCAAGCATTTAAGCCTGGCGATTTAATACCAGTTAAATATACCTGTGATGGAGAGGACATATCCATACCGTTAACATGGAGCAAACCCAGGAGCCAACCTAAATCATTTGTGGTGATAATGGATGACCCGGATGCACCAATGGGGACATTCACTCATTGGGTTCTATATAATATTCCTCCCACCATAACATCGTTGCCGGAAGGAGTACCAAAACAAAAAGAAACTCCTCAAGGTCTCCAGGGCATCAATGATTTCGGGGAAGTCGGCTATGGTGGACCTTGTCCCCCAAGGACTCATCAACCTCATAGGTATTTCATAAGGCTTTACGCACTTGATGCTGTTCTAGACCTTAAGGGAGGCGCAAGAGTAGATGATGTGAAAACCGCCATGAATAATCATATAATTGAAACCGTAGAACTAATGGGTAGGTATGGCAGGAAAAAATAA
- a CDS encoding lysine--tRNA ligase, whose amino-acid sequence MSAPQWNQERLQVLKLLRDAGIDPYPHKYEVTHTIHEVRELGAAHPFNGPTREMNIIASNISTAGRIANIRPHGKATFVDIFDEGERLQLYLRINELGDKYDLFLKYIDRGDIIGVKGNLFYTMKGELTLLVLDYKLLAKALLDPPDWSSYTTEWRYSHRYLDFLYNASARRSMYIRFKATQELREFLYSKGFMEVETPVIQPVYGGALAKPFKTHVNALDEDWYLRISLELYLKRFIXGGFNKVFEIGKVFRNEDIDVTHNPEYTLMELYWAYADYNDLMRLTEDMIXHVSTKILNSNRVKYQSMEISLEPPFRRVTMNDALSEVLGTRVDDMSDQDLKSLMDKHGLVPRGGEYIRGLMIEKLFDKLVTPNLIQPTFVIDYPLETTPLCKPHRSKPGLIERFELYIAGMELANAYTELNDPVLQHKLFEEEQRRFQKGDEEAHPYDFDFITAMSYGMPPTGGLGLGIDRLIIILTGNSSIKEVIPFPMIKKNSQ is encoded by the coding sequence GTGTCAGCTCCACAATGGAATCAGGAAAGGCTTCAAGTACTTAAGTTGCTTAGGGATGCGGGTATTGATCCATACCCACATAAGTATGAGGTAACTCATACAATACATGAGGTGCGGGAACTGGGCGCCGCTCATCCTTTTAATGGCCCCACAAGGGAAATGAATATAATAGCATCAAACATCAGCACGGCCGGTAGGATAGCTAATATTAGGCCTCATGGTAAGGCAACATTCGTGGATATATTTGATGAGGGGGAAAGACTTCAATTATATCTAAGAATCAACGAGTTGGGCGATAAGTATGACTTATTCCTTAAGTACATAGATAGAGGCGACATAATCGGAGTTAAGGGCAATTTATTCTATACGATGAAGGGCGAGCTCACCCTACTAGTGCTTGACTACAAGTTACTAGCCAAGGCTCTTTTGGATCCGCCCGACTGGTCCAGCTATACAACAGAGTGGCGATACTCCCATAGGTACTTGGATTTCCTATACAATGCATCTGCCCGTAGGTCCATGTATATAAGATTCAAGGCTACCCAGGAGCTCAGGGAGTTCCTTTATTCCAAGGGATTCATGGAGGTGGAGACCCCAGTCATTCAACCGGTTTACGGCGGTGCATTAGCAAAACCGTTTAAGACCCACGTAAATGCCTTGGATGAGGATTGGTACCTCAGAATCAGCTTAGAGCTTTACTTGAAGAGATTCATAANAGGTGGATTTAATAAGGTATTTGAGATAGGTAAGGTATTTAGAAACGAGGATATAGATGTAACACATAATCCCGAGTACACATTAATGGAGCTTTATTGGGCTTACGCCGACTATAATGATTTAATGAGGTTAACGGAGGACATGATAAGNCATGTATCGACAAAAATCCTTAATTCGAATCGCGTGAAGTATCAATCAATGGAAATATCGTTAGAACCCCCATTTAGGCGAGTAACTATGAATGATGCTCTCAGCGAGGTTCTTGGGACGAGAGTTGACGACATGAGCGATCAAGACCTGAAGAGCTTAATGGATAAGCATGGATTGGTTCCGAGGGGGGGAGAATACATTAGGGGATTAATGATAGAGAAGCTATTCGATAAACTAGTGACCCCTAACCTGATTCAGCCGACCTTCGTTATAGATTATCCACTGGAAACAACGCCTCTCTGTAAGCCTCATCGCTCAAAGCCGGGCCTCATAGAGCGATTCGAGCTTTATATAGCCGGCATGGAGTTGGCTAATGCGTATACTGAACTTAATGACCCGGTTCTCCAACATAAGTTATTCGAAGAAGAGCAACGAAGATTCCAGAAGGGAGATGAAGAGGCACATCCCTATGATTTTGACTTCATTACGGCAATGAGTTACGGCATGCCGCCTACCGGGGGGTTAGGGCTGGGAATAGATAGATTAATTATTATACTAACTGGTAATAGCTCAATAAAGGAAGTAATACCATTCCCAATGATTAAGAAAAACAGTCAATAA